From Armatimonadota bacterium, the proteins below share one genomic window:
- the purF gene encoding amidophosphoribosyltransferase translates to MRSTAGAGHGALLRSDGAGRLGECREECAVFGIHAPGEDVARLTYFGLFALQHRGQESAGIAIADGERIQAHSDMGLVQQVFDEELLQSLQGDTAIGHTRYSTTGSSHHRNAQPVVIPTGAGTIALAHNGNLVNSAQLRHDLFDDGPTSASTTDSSIMARLVAQRLEQRGDLEAAIADASRRWQGAYSVACMTANRLVATRDPSGIRPLCIGTLNSRGHVVASETCGLNVVGAEFLREIEPGEMVVMDAHGLRSVRLAPATRPAMCVFEFIYFARPDSHIYGMLLHEARRRMGHRLAAEHPVEADLVIPVPDTGWPAAIGFAEASGIPFGQALIKNRYIARTFIQPDQRQRELGVRLKLTVMREVVAGKRVVVVDDSIVRGTTKRELVSLIRRAGASEIHVRIAAPPYRYPCFYGVDTSDRSELLAARLEAVDDIRRVIGADTLGYQTVEGLLDAIGLPRERFCLACFNGDYPIAVPDEVRARKFALETEPATEPVPRS, encoded by the coding sequence ATGCGCTCCACGGCAGGGGCGGGGCATGGCGCGCTGCTGCGGTCCGACGGCGCAGGGCGCCTGGGCGAATGCCGTGAGGAATGCGCGGTCTTCGGCATTCACGCGCCGGGCGAGGACGTCGCCCGGCTCACTTATTTCGGACTGTTCGCGCTCCAGCACCGCGGCCAGGAGAGCGCCGGCATCGCCATCGCCGACGGCGAGCGCATTCAGGCCCATAGCGACATGGGGCTGGTGCAGCAGGTCTTCGACGAGGAGCTGCTGCAGTCGCTCCAGGGCGACACCGCCATCGGCCACACCCGCTACTCCACCACCGGCTCCAGCCACCACCGCAACGCGCAGCCCGTGGTCATTCCCACCGGCGCCGGTACCATCGCCCTCGCCCACAACGGCAATCTGGTTAACTCCGCGCAGCTCCGCCACGACCTCTTCGATGATGGACCGACATCGGCGTCCACCACCGACAGCAGCATCATGGCGCGCCTGGTGGCACAGCGCCTGGAGCAGCGCGGCGATCTCGAGGCCGCCATCGCCGACGCCAGCCGCCGCTGGCAGGGCGCCTACTCCGTCGCCTGTATGACCGCGAACCGCCTGGTCGCCACGCGCGACCCGAGCGGCATCCGCCCACTGTGCATTGGCACCCTCAACAGCCGCGGCCATGTCGTGGCCTCCGAGACCTGCGGCCTCAACGTCGTGGGGGCGGAGTTCCTGCGCGAGATCGAGCCGGGGGAGATGGTGGTGATGGACGCCCACGGGCTGCGGTCGGTGCGTCTGGCGCCGGCGACCCGACCCGCGATGTGCGTCTTCGAGTTCATCTACTTCGCGCGCCCCGACAGCCACATCTACGGCATGCTGCTGCACGAGGCGCGGCGCCGCATGGGGCACCGCTTGGCCGCGGAGCACCCGGTGGAGGCGGACCTGGTGATCCCGGTGCCGGACACCGGCTGGCCGGCGGCGATCGGGTTCGCCGAGGCCTCGGGCATCCCCTTCGGGCAGGCGCTGATCAAGAACCGTTACATCGCGCGCACCTTCATCCAGCCCGACCAGCGTCAGCGCGAGCTGGGGGTGCGGCTCAAGCTCACCGTCATGCGCGAGGTGGTGGCGGGCAAGCGGGTGGTGGTGGTGGACGATTCCATCGTCCGCGGCACCACCAAGCGCGAGCTGGTGTCCCTCATCCGCCGCGCGGGGGCGAGCGAGATTCACGTCCGCATCGCCGCCCCGCCCTACCGCTACCCCTGTTTCTACGGGGTTGACACCAGCGACCGCAGCGAGCTGCTCGCCGCGCGCCTGGAGGCGGTTGACGACATCCGCCGGGTGATCGGGGCCGACACCCTCGGCTACCAGACCGTGGAGGGGCT